The Oncorhynchus mykiss isolate Arlee chromosome 20, USDA_OmykA_1.1, whole genome shotgun sequence genomic sequence CCTGGGTTCCTCACGCCCTAAATCAGATAACAGGGATTAAGTGTCCATCAGATAAGTGATTGGCTATCACTGCCAGAGAGTCACACTGCAAGCCAACCCGGTTTCTTATCTATAATGTTCATATGCAGGACAACATTTTCCAAGGTAGAGACATTCTAGAATGACTGATTTGTTTCTTTAGCATTTTCCATGTGTCAGAGCCGAGATGCCCAGTAGATTTTCTTTACTGGGACATACAGACACAAAGTGTTCTGATGTATTGTGACAGGCCAGGAGGGAACCATTATAGCCATCTGTCACACAGTACCTTAATAAACAGGAAGCTGTCATCTAACATCCTGTTGACTTCCTCCCATGCCACTTCCTTTTGATATCAGCTCTGCCCTGTGATGGATGGCTCCATTTTGGTATATATCGTTTGGTAACATCAAACAAAATATGGATGAAACACACATGGCCTTTTTTTCTGAGGACTTTAACAATTACTGTATGCAGAATTCATAGTAGCTCAATGTCAATGTTTTCCTGAGTGTCTGAAATGTTGAGATGTACACAGCATTCGTGGATGTTATATGTCTAACTACACGGTTGAGTTGACAAACAACGCCTGGTCAGGGATGTCCTTGTGGTGGTCTTCTGTTTGAATGAGCATGGTGCCAGAGGAGGTCACCCAGAATAATAATACCACAACCCTACAGAGACAAATGCTCAGTAACACCAAGTGGAAAACAACAGACACTCCAAAGGACAGATGGGATCTGGGATCTACAGAAGGGGCCGAATTTCTCGCAAGGCTTCCTCATTATTACGTCAATCAGATTAATGGGGTAATGCTGAGGACATTTTTAAGGCAGTTTTCTCACTTTTTGGTTCAAGTGAGCCACCAGTAAAGGTACCTCCACTCACTACTTATGGGCGTATCTGTTCAGCCGCACAGGGGCGCTAGAGAGTCAATAAGACGTGACAGACTGCTGGAGGTCTGGACAAACAATGTGACATGCAATGTTTTTCCATGTCTACAGGATAACACTGACATGCACAATTTATTGAATGCATCAGTAATGGAATGAGTGGCACACAGCCTTGGGAGACACAAACCAATTATTTGTGCGGAAATGAACAAATTTAAAAATGTCTGCCAGTGGAAAGAAATAGGCAAAAGCAATTATGCACAAAACATAGATCAAAGACACTGCCAATGTTTCATTACATTCACAATTGTTGAGGCCAAATATGGATACCAATGTTTGGCACGAATAATAGGTTTCTTATAATTACATATTGTTTACCAAAACCTGGGTTATGTGACCTGATATTAGGGGAGACCGGGGTTGGTTGCAACACAATATTTGTCAATTTCTCAGAGATTGTTTGAGCTACTTCATTCAAAATGTGATAGGAACAACTTCCATCTGTCTGCTACAAATTGGTGTTGGTATTATCACTAAATCCAACAGACAAGGTGTGACTTTGTCTCAAATGCAAGGAGAGTTAAATTGTAACAGGGCTTGGGGTGAAATGTAACACTTTGAAAAAATGCTTGAATCATGACATGCAACAAGATATTGAAAGCCTTTATTGGGAACATGAGAACAACATTGCCATTTTAAACATTTTGTGTGGCAGAAATAATCATTTGAGCTGTTCAAACTTTAGCATTGCTAACTTACACCAAGTACTGTATATCTACACAAACTGGTTATATACCTGAAATAAGTTTGGTGAATCTAACTACAAAGCAGGTGATGCCATCACACACAAAAAATACTTTGTTActtcaaaatgttatttttgtcAATCAAATTTGCAGAGTTTATCACAGGGTATTGCTTCGTCACATGAGGGTTGCGGACTAAACTGAGCATGTGCAGTGAGTCACATGATTTTAGCTTGTTACTGACTGGAGATTTTGAGAGTGTTACAACTATCCCGTGTCACAGTCATCCCCGGTCTCACCTACCTCTTATTCATCCCAGCTAGGAGGCCAACTCTGATTAGGGGTGTGGATGTGAACAGCTAGACAGAGAAACACCTGGTTAAACCCTGAGAGGGTAAAAGCGTACTAAGCAGGGAGACCCTGCCTATGTAATCTAGGTGATATATCACTCAAACAAACAAGACGAAACATCAAACATTGTGGCACGACAACACAGCAGTTCAGTAGCTTGTTTACCTGCAGTCTATCACTGACAAATGGTGGATAATGTGTCACACTACGACTTTGGTGTTATTATTTTTGCTGAATAGAATAACAGAATATATAGCTCTCGCTATCAAAGTACTACACAGTAATTTAATTTACTTTATACCCATGTAATTGTGGCCCTGTCTCTTAAACagaaaaacacatacagtaccagtcaacagtttggacacctactcattcaagtgtttttctttatttttactattttctacattttagaatattagtgaagacatcaaaactatgaaataacacatattatggaatcatgtcagaacaaaaaaagttttaaacaaatcaaaatatatgttatatttgagattctttaaagtagccaccctttgccttgatgacagctttgcacactcttggcattctctcaaccagcttcatgaggtagtcacctggaatgcatttcaattaacaggtgtgcttgtgctgtgacaaggtaaggatggtatacagaagatagccctatttggtaaaagaccaagtcgatATTATggcaacagctcaaataagcaaagagaattgacagtccatcattactttaaaacatggtcagtcaatacgggAAAAAATTACTTTTAATGTTTCttcatgtgcagtcgcaaaactaTCAAGCCCTTtcatgaaactggctttcatgaggaccgccacaggaaaggaagaccaaagTTCATTAGAGTGACCAGCATCAGAAAtaagtttaagtaacagacacatcacaacatcaactgtttagaggagactgcgtgaatcaggtcttcatggtcgaaatgctgcaaagaaaccactactaaaggacaccaataagaagaagagactttattgggccaagaaacacgcgcaatgaacattagaccaatgaaaatatgtcctttggcctgatgagtccaaatttgagatttttgattccaaccgacgtgtctttgtgagatgcagagaaggtgaactgatgatctctgcatgtgtggttcccaccatgaagcatggaggaggaggtgtgatggtgctttgctggtgacactgtcagtgatttattgagaattcaaggcacacgtaaccagcatgactaccacagcattctgtaatgatataccatcccatctggtttgcactttttgggactataatttgtttttcaacataacaatgactcagcacacctccagcctatgtaagggctatttgacaaagaaggagagtgatggaatgctacatcagatgacctgttctccacaatcacccaactttaacccaattgagatggtttgggatgagttggaccgcagagtgaagaaaaagcagccaacaagtgctcagcatatgtgggaactccttcaagactgttggaaaagcattccaggtgaagctggttgagagaatgccaagattgtgcaaagttttcatcaaggcaaagggtgactactttgaagaatctcaaatgtaaaatatattttgatttgtttaaatgttttttgGTTATTAAATGATTCCATAATATATGTCATTTCATaatttagatgtcttcactagtattatacaatgtagaaaatagtacaaataaaataaaacctttgaatgagtaggcgtgtccaaacttttgactgctactgcaTTCTTGAGTCAAAAGTTATAGTTAATACCGTGATTTAATATGACAAAAAATATTCATGTTGACTTGAGAGTATATAATGTGGTGTTTTAGTTAAGTGAGCAgtgagtctgtgtctgtctgagagCACCATGATCTTGTTGTCCCTGGTCAAAGGGCTCCTCTCTCTGCAggtagggaggcagagagagagatagggttgGTTAAAGTTTAACCCTGCAGGCTCATAAAGCAGCTGGGGGACAGTGAACCTTTGGAGTTTGATATGATGTGATGACAGAATCACCCCAGTGACACGTTGCTAAATTCCCCAGAATGAAGGACTGAGTCTTCCGGGTGTTGATCTCTGGAATTGCTCAGGTAAGCTTAGCTCCCTAACTCTTCCTGGTTGTGTGTCTGCTACTTTGGagtcttgtaaaaaaaaaaaagaaaaggctCCCCTTGAAGAGGGGAGCTTAgcactgaggatatttttcaTGTGACAGATCTAACTGATCAACTGTAGTCAAATGTTGTGTTGGGTGACTCGTATGGTTCTGAGGACACAGCCGAGGTAAGAAAGCAGGAGGCAGGCATGGTTAGATGGTTTCATGTAGATGTTTGgaaacaactttgattcaaccagtgggGTGTCATTTTCTGTTCATCTTGTTGATGTTGAAGGTGTCACATGTGTGACATGACTGGCGGGGAAAAGCCACGTTTGAAATAGTCATTTTAATTCAGTCGTTTATACTTTTGTAGCCGGTCtatcatttttatttgtcaattgATTCTAGGACAGTAAGGGCATAGTATTCACAGTAGGGCACTTACAGTTTCAGATAAGACAAACGGATTAACAGTAGCTCTTTCAACTGAAATGTAATCCTATTAAATACACCTACCACTTCCTACCACATACCACGTAAGGTATGGTAGGCTAGATTACAATGAACATATGGGACCTTAGTCATAGCTCCATTTTAAATTCGACGTCCAGTAGAAACAACACATAATAACCCAGTAAACATTAAAGGAGACTTATCTCAAAAGAAAAGATAATTGATAAAACGTGTGACTAATGACTCCAAAAGGGAAATGAGTCTGAACTATTTGATATCATTTGTATTATAAATCTTATTGGACTCATTTCTCCAGCAGCAACAGCGGCCAACCCAGTGGCCTTCAGCCCTGTGTGTATTTAGTCTCAGTCAACAAAGCTACTAAAAGCAGGTACTGATCACTGCCAGATAAGCCTCCATCTAGTTATCTTGTTTACGCAAACGGTAACCAGGCTATCGTGAAGAGAGCCCCAGACAGAgtgagaataagagagagagagagattgtaatGGAGTTCTGTGGTATTATGTCCACTCAGGGCCTACCCTCATAACAACGCCTTCTCTCCAAGCCACCCAGAACAGAAATAGAACCTAAAGACCGTTTTCCTCCCCAGGTGTTTACCTAGGCTTAAAGTGGCACCCGCGTAACCCAATACCTCATATTTGACAGTAGAGATTCATTGAAGGTGTTTCTTGGTCAGGGAATAGAAGAGTGATGTTGCCATGGCTGGCTGCCTACGCTAATGTTGTGCCAGTGAATGATTAGGCAATAACTCATCTCTCTAGACACCGGCCTGGAGAGTATCATAATGGCAGCTAATACTGAATTCACAGATTCAAATAAATGACCTGGGTCCCAGTATTGTTACTGATGACCGTGTGAACAAACAATCTGAAATCTGAAATGAGAGAGTGAAACCATATCACCTCTGGCTTGACTGACGGTGCTCGACTCGAGAGCAGGTCTACTCCAGCATTTCATATTTTGCCTGGTGTCTTGACATTTACAACAAAGCCTTCCAGACAGCCGTTGAGGAGAGTGATGAGGAGTGAACTGTGAAAACAAAGACATCTGTGGGCTTGTGTGTGTTGGCAGAATTCACTTTCTTAAAGGAGAGATTGGCTTGACTGTATTTGGAAACATTTCAAGGTGAAAAAGACAGTGTGTGCATGATATCATAATTTCCGTCACGATTGGCACTTGAGAACGTTTGAAGATCGTTTGAGTGGCCGTCACCCCTCACGTACCCTTTGACCCCTTCTGAGTGGAGCCTTGTCGTCACTAGCAGGCCTCTCTTTGATCCATACGTGTAGAAAGAAACAGAGACAATCAGGATGGAAATGATTGCAACACTCAGAGTTGCCTGTTTACTGTATCTTCCTGATGAGTTAATCAACCTCTTACCAACAAAAGGGGATTATCTTGAAGTAGCCTATAGTGTGCTAGTGTTGGGCGTCTTGTGTCTTGTGATTGGCCATTGAAAATCAAAAGGCTTGATTAAGGGACCCTTATTCAAAGCTGTTGCATAAATACTTCACGTATGTCTTATGTGACAGTACATAAGTGTGAGAGAGTGGGGTGGAATAGATTGAGACAAAAGGGGCCTCAGTGGGGGTCTGCTGTTCCTGTGGTTGGCTGAGTTTCGTTAATAATTACATAGCTGTCCTTGACGGGGAACTGAATGAAATAGGCTTCTCTCTACATGTCGTCATGACATGGAGCAATGGCATTAGTGCACAACAGCTGAGTACATGTTGGAGGTGCCAGCCAAAATCATACTTGATCATTCTGTAAAGGCAATCATTCTGTAAAGGCAATCATTCTGTAAAGGCAATCATTCTGTAAAGGCAATCATTCTGTAAAGGCTAAAGTGTACTTATGAGCAAATGTATCCCACaatacagagcacaattgttttGCTATATGTGGAATCCATTACCGAAGGTCTGAACCAGTTCAAGAGTTTATGCCTAAAAAGTGAAAATAGTAACAAAAGAAGGCTCAGGCATGGTAACAGTGTGATTTGGTGACCTACTGAGCTCCAGTTCAGTCGGGTAACTGTATGGGTTGTTCAGCGCTGTCACTGATGTGTTCTGCATTGTGATTTAATTTCAGTGAGCACCCCTAATTTTGCTGATTTATTGCTGACAATCGCTCTCAATGGAATCTAATCAAAAATCCGGGGATGGACTGACGGGCATGCAGAAAGAGGTGCCGCTGCGTGCACTCATTCAGCGCACGGGATACCAGTTATTGCAGGTAGGAACCAGACCCCAATCATTTAGGGCTTTCACCCAGTATATGACCAATGCACAGTGTTGGATACTATCATATGGCCCCCGCACAAAAGTCATCCTTCTTTAGGGAGTTTGTGTGTGATGTGAGGAAGTGGGGCTCTGATCAAATCCGTCGCCTATCCATCAGCTTCAAACCTATTTTCGCTAGGCCTCGGTCATGACAAGTGATAATGGGGCACCACCCTGTGGTGGAAGAGACAAACGACCGGATCCCTTCGGCCGTTATTGCTGCAGTCTGGCCCCTGGCAATTGAATTTGATTGGTGCTTCTACAGCTCATACTTTATTGCTATGTGGATTGTCTGGGCAATTTGTGCACAACTACAAGATCATACCAAATGAAGATATCAGGGAGATTTCTATATGAATGCTCAAATCTCTCATTCGGAATGAAACCTGTGCTATTGGTTACTCATTCCAGTTGTGTCCACAGGAGAATGGTCAGAGGAGGTACGGCGGGCCCCCTCCAGCCTGGGAAGGCCCTCCCCCAGAGAGGGGCAGTGAGATCTTTGTAGGGAAGCTACCCAGGGACCTCTTTGAGGATGAGCTGGTCCCCCTGTGTGAGAAAGTAAGAGATGTTTGCCCACTTAAAACAGTTGCCAAAGTGTAACCTGTTGTATGtccttgttttaaaaataaatcCCCTTTCTATTCACAGTTTGGGAAGATCTATGAGGTTCGGATGATGATGGACTTCAACGGCAATAATAGGGGATATGCATTTGTTACCTTCACCACCAAAAATGAAGCTAAGACCGCCATGAAACAGCTCAATAACTATGAAATCAGGTAAGCAATCACATGACACAAGGAAATGAAATGGAGAAAAAGCCCTGTGTCGCCTAATGGTCAGCTACCAGAAACATATGCCTGAGTCATGGAAAACTCATTGCAGGACTACGAACACTCTCTTCATCAGCATACAGCAACGATATCGGATTTCATTGTGTACATCGTTGACAAACTAAATCAATCTTCCCATTCAATTCAATCTGTTTACTCTCCAGGAACGGAAGACTCCTAGGagtgtgtgccagtgtggatAACTGTCGTTTGTTTGTGGGGGGCATCCCCAAATccaagaagagagaggagatccTGATGGAGATGAAGAAAGTGACAGATGGGGTGTTGGAGGTGATTGTTTACCCCAGTGCTGCGGACAAGACCAAGAACAGGGGCTTCGCCTTTGTGGAGTACGACAGTCACCGCGCTGCAGCCATGGCCAGAAGGAAACTATTACCAGGTACTGGACCCTTATTTCATACAATTAACAGTCATAGTACTgagaatcagtcagtcagtcagtctaaaAACAGCATCATTGTCACATAATCCTATGGAAGGATATAGTGTATCATATTGGATCATGATAACTTTGAGACTTTTGACTGTGAAAACCAATTTGCGTCTTATGACTCTGGGTgggctgattggctgaaacgttGAACTTCCTGATCTTCTTCCCCAGGGAGGATCCAGCTGTGGGGACACGCCATCGCCGTGGACTGGGCGGAGCCTGAAGTGGAAGTGGACGAGGACACCATGGCAACGGTGAAGATTCTCTATGTGAGGAACTTGATGCTGGCTACTACAGAAGAGACCATCGAGAAGGAGTTCAACAGTATCAAACCAGGCAGGTTCAGTTACAGTACAGCCGGAGAGTGTGTCACGTTTGGGTTTCTGTATAGGAGTGTGTTGTAATGGGGTTGATAAGCAGATGCATGTTAACGATCCACAGGTGCTGTAGAGAGAGTGAAGAAAATCAGAGACTACGCCTTTGTCCATTTCACCCAGAGAGAGGACGCGATAAGCGCCATGGATGCAGTGAACGGAAAGGTATAATCTCTCACACTTTCTCGCTCGCGGGCCTCTCTCTCGCACTGGTCCATCCCAGGACATGTAATGTTATGACGACACGTGCTTTTATCTAAAGTGACTCCCAGTTAACCATACGCGCAATATCAATACATGCAACACATGTGGGAATCAAATTCACAAACACAGAACCAAGCAGCATCACACAACAATGCACGATCCAGCCACACAACTGTCCTCTACACTGAACAGTTCCTAAATGTCAACTCCTCCCCTAGCTGGTggatggctctcctgtggaggtGACCCTGGCCAAGCCGGTGGATAAGGACAACTACGTGCGCTACACCCGGGGTACAGGTGGCCGCGGTGGGGCCCTGCTCCAGGGGGAGTACACCTACACACTGGGCCAGGTGTATGATCCCTCAGCAGCCTACCTTGGTGCCCCAGTGTTCTACGCCCCACAGGCATATGCTGCTATTCCTAATCAGTTCCGCTTCCCCAGTGCCAAGGGGCATGTGGGTGGCCGTGGCCTGGTGCGCACACCCTCGGTTAGAGGTGGGtaccctctctctgcttcctctccACAAACAATCAGTGAGACACAATTGAACTATCAATCTTTGTCTTTGAGTACCTGACTTGATCAATGGTATCTGCTATAATCACTTGAGAGATCCAAATCCAACCAGCCTCGATGGGTAGATTCCAACATCAGCACTTCACTGAAAGATTCAACTGAAATGACTTTGGTCTAAATTGCAATGAATGGTTTTAATCAACAGCATGTTCTAAAATAGTTCATTCAAATGAGGCTGGAGCCAaatacacattttgcaatgataCAGTGTATTTTCTTTCATTTATGTCTATGTTTGATCTCCTAACAGAGATAAGTTACCCATTTTCATGCATTTAGCACTTTGCTGTACTGCTTTATTTATAGTAGTAAGAGATTTGGGATGTCTGACTGTCATTCAAAATGTGCTCTCCATGGCTGCATATTACAGTCTAGTATAACAAGTGCGATCATTCAATTAAGTTGGATTTGGGGGGAATTGAACATGTTGAAAATGGAATCATTGAAATGAATGACGACCAACCAAAAATCAAAATCGAAATAACGCCACAGCTTTAAGTGGTGAAAATGAGAATCGCTGTACTGTGCCGGCCTGGATGACACCATAATCAGTGTTTACATCGTCTTGATGGCCCCCAGGTGATTTCTGGTGATTTTGATTGGATTTAATGCCTTCTTGCATTCCTAGAAATTTACATGAATGTACCTGTAGGGGCAGCGGGGGTGCGCGGAATGGGTGGTCGCGGATACCTTGCCTACGCAGGTGTAGGCCGAGGCTGTGCCACCTACCAACTAAAGACAGACAAGCACCCCGACGACAAGCTCTTTGACCTGCTGCCGGGCATGGAGCTCACGCCCATGAACCCTGTGTCTATGAAGCCTCCCGGTATCAAACATGCGCCACAGGTACACACCTCCCGGACGAGGCAATGCATGAGAACTGCATGATGaggaacaacaacaaacacacacacgcacccacacacttACTTATTATCCCTAAATAAGGTATTCAGAATTCTGCTCCCTCAATAATTGAATGTTGCAGAAAAACAATGTCATATCATTGATTGATCTATGGATATGTGTTGATTCGTATACCATCTTCCAGATCTTGGAGGATGTGTGTCAGAAGAACAACTGGGGGCAGCCAGTTTATCAGCTTCACTCTGCCATTGGACTTGATCAAAGGCAACTGTTCCTCTACAAAGTCACCATTCCGGCTCTGGCCACCCAATACCCTAATGTGTAAGAAACACAGCCATACTTTGGAGTCTACTGTACACATCAGTTATGTTTTCAGTAGTGGCTTCCTATATCGAAGGACCCCTTTGGATAACATAACCTTATAAAGAAGTTcacttttaaattattatttttttttaccaaatctGTGTTTTGGATGTAAATTGCATGTTACAGAAGTGCCCAAACACTTTCTTTGCGATACCACTTGGTTTTGAGAAGTAATCCAACAGCAATAAAACTCTTCGTGCTCGTTAAGAAGTTGCAAGGGCACAGATAAAACATGAGCAAAGACTCCAAAAACACCCAAACATTGTCATTTTAGAAACGGCAACGCTCTCAGTATAGcgatgcaggtctttagatgtagtacacatgaaattgtgtcattccCAACTTTATCCGCAGCGTTATATTCCATGTCAGGCATGTGGCGCATGCGACTCGAGCGATACTTCTTCCGTGTAGCTCGCGCATGAGCACACAGAAAGGTAGGCTCTAGCTCCTGGgagggcaactccagtcctccagggcctgattggtgtcacactttttctcgatccctagcaaacacagctgattaatcagattgcattctaaactgaagatcatgattaggtgattattggagtcaggtgtgttagctggaacTGGGGTAAAACTGAGACACCATATCAGGCCCTCgaaggactggaattgcccacccctgctaTAGCTCGAGTCACACAACATGTAATATAACGTTGTGGATAAAGATTGTAATGACACATCCGCTGAATAAGCATGAGGAAGTCTATCGCTAGTGGGGGTCAATTTCTAAAGCCAAGTGAAATCGCAAAAAGAGCAAGTGTCTGGGCTCTTCTATTACATACcatttacatacata encodes the following:
- the LOC110498979 gene encoding APOBEC1 complementation factor isoform X2, giving the protein MESNQKSGDGLTGMQKEVPLRALIQRTGYQLLQENGQRRYGGPPPAWEGPPPERGSEIFVGKLPRDLFEDELVPLCEKFGKIYEVRMMMDFNGNNRGYAFVTFTTKNEAKTAMKQLNNYEIRNGRLLGVCASVDNCRLFVGGIPKSKKREEILMEMKKVTDGVLEVIVYPSAADKTKNRGFAFVEYDSHRAAAMARRKLLPGRIQLWGHAIAVDWAEPEVEVDEDTMATVKILYVRNLMLATTEETIEKEFNSIKPGAVERVKKIRDYAFVHFTQREDAISAMDAVNGKLVDGSPVEVTLAKPVDKDNYVRYTRGTGGRGGALLQGEYTYTLGQVYDPSAAYLGAPVFYAPQAYAAIPNQFRFPSAKGHVGGRGLVRTPSVRGAAGVRGMGGRGYLAYAGVGRGCATYQLKTDKHPDDKLFDLLPGMELTPMNPVSMKPPGIKHAPQILEDVCQKNNWGQPVYQLHSAIGLDQRQLFLYKVTIPALATQYPNVHPFTPAKLCTAVDEAKVHAAEHALQTLGLQTEGAEASSAAVAAFPGYTIGNTSASVAASQLKQAVTLGQDLTAYTTYEGYPAFAVATRGDGYGVF
- the LOC110498979 gene encoding APOBEC1 complementation factor isoform X1 — encoded protein: MESNQKSGDGLTGMQKEVPLRALIQRTGYQLLQENGQRRYGGPPPAWEGPPPERGSEIFVGKLPRDLFEDELVPLCEKFGKIYEVRMMMDFNGNNRGYAFVTFTTKNEAKTAMKQLNNYEIRNGRLLGVCASVDNCRLFVGGIPKSKKREEILMEMKKVTDGVLEVIVYPSAADKTKNRGFAFVEYDSHRAAAMARRKLLPGRIQLWGHAIAVDWAEPEVEVDEDTMATVKILYVRNLMLATTEETIEKEFNSIKPGAVERVKKIRDYAFVHFTQREDAISAMDAVNGKLVDGSPVEVTLAKPVDKDNYVRYTRGTGGRGGALLQGEYTYTLGQVYDPSAAYLGAPVFYAPQAYAAIPNQFRFPSAKGHVGGRGLVRTPSVREIYMNVPVGAAGVRGMGGRGYLAYAGVGRGCATYQLKTDKHPDDKLFDLLPGMELTPMNPVSMKPPGIKHAPQILEDVCQKNNWGQPVYQLHSAIGLDQRQLFLYKVTIPALATQYPNVHPFTPAKLCTAVDEAKVHAAEHALQTLGLQTEGAEASSAAVAAFPGYTIGNTSASVAASQLKQAVTLGQDLTAYTTYEGYPAFAVATRGDGYGVF
- the LOC110498979 gene encoding APOBEC1 complementation factor isoform X3: MMMDFNGNNRGYAFVTFTTKNEAKTAMKQLNNYEIRNGRLLGVCASVDNCRLFVGGIPKSKKREEILMEMKKVTDGVLEVIVYPSAADKTKNRGFAFVEYDSHRAAAMARRKLLPGRIQLWGHAIAVDWAEPEVEVDEDTMATVKILYVRNLMLATTEETIEKEFNSIKPGAVERVKKIRDYAFVHFTQREDAISAMDAVNGKLVDGSPVEVTLAKPVDKDNYVRYTRGTGGRGGALLQGEYTYTLGQVYDPSAAYLGAPVFYAPQAYAAIPNQFRFPSAKGHVGGRGLVRTPSVREIYMNVPVGAAGVRGMGGRGYLAYAGVGRGCATYQLKTDKHPDDKLFDLLPGMELTPMNPVSMKPPGIKHAPQILEDVCQKNNWGQPVYQLHSAIGLDQRQLFLYKVTIPALATQYPNVHPFTPAKLCTAVDEAKVHAAEHALQTLGLQTEGAEASSAAVAAFPGYTIGNTSASVAASQLKQAVTLGQDLTAYTTYEGYPAFAVATRGDGYGVF